A region from the Ovis aries strain OAR_USU_Benz2616 breed Rambouillet chromosome 22, ARS-UI_Ramb_v3.0, whole genome shotgun sequence genome encodes:
- the BAG3 gene encoding BAG family molecular chaperone regulator 3, whose product MSAATHSPMVQMASGNGASDRDPLPPGWEIKIDPQTGWPFFVDHNNRTTTWNDPRVPPEGPKETASSANGPSREGPRLLPTREGHAVYPQLRPGYIPIPVLHEGAPSRPHPVFAYSQPGTQRFQTEAAAAAPPRSQSPLRGVAEASQPDKPSAPVAAAATAQPPASHGPERSQSPAASDCSSSSSSASLPTSSGRSSLGGHQLPRGYISIPVIHEQNVTRPAAQPSFHQAQKTHYPAQQGEYQTHQPVYHKIQGDDWEPRTTWTASPFRPPVRGASSREGSPARSSTPVPPPPSVRVQTTVDRPQPMTHREPSPIPQPENKPESRPGPIGPDLPPGHIPIQVIRKEVDAQPVSQKPPPPSEKVEIKVPSAPVPCPPSPAPPTIPSAVPSPPKNVAAEERAAPSPAPAEAAPPKPGEAEVPPKHPGVLKVEAILEKVQGLEQAVDNFEGKKTDKKYLMIEEYLTKELLALDSVDPEGRADVRQARRDGVRKVQTILEKLEQKAIDVPGQVQVYELQPSSLETDQPLQEIMEMAADKSKKSAGDGEDSKTETQPPEAKAAAAPDPSGTTDTAANPAAP is encoded by the exons ATGAGCGCAGCCACCCACTCGCCCATGGTGCAGATGGCGTCCGGCAACGGCGCCAGCGACCGCGACCCCCTGCCCCCCGGCTGGGAGATCAAGATCGACCCGCAGACCGGCTGGCCTTTCTTCGTGGACCACAACAACCGCACCACGACGTGGAACGACCCGCGCGTGCCCCCCGAGGGCCCCAAG GAAACCGCATCCTCTGCAAATGGGCCTTCGCGGGAGGGCCCCAGGCTGCTGCCCACTAGAGAAGGTCATGCCGTGTACCCTCAGCTCCGGCCAGGCTACATTCCCATCCCCGTCCTCCATGAAGGCGCCCCGAGCCGGCCGCACCCTGTCTTTGCCTACTCCCAGCCCGGGACACAGCGCTTCCAAACCGAGGCTGCTGCAGCAGCTCCCCCGAGATCCCAGTCACCCCTGCGGGGTGTGGCGGAAGCGAGCCAGCCGGATAAACCGAGTGCACCAGTGGCAGCTGCTGCAACGGCCCAGCCTCCAGCTTCCCATGGACCCGAG CGGTCCCAGTCTCCAGCGGCCTCGGACtgctcctcgtcctcctcctcaGCCAGCTTGCCCACCTCCTCCGGCAGGAGCAGCCTGGGTGGTCATCAGCTCCCCCGGGGCTACATTTCCATCCCTGTGATACATGAGCAGAACGTCACCCGGCCGGCAGCCCAGCCATCCTTCCACCAAGCCCAGAAGACGCACTACCCAGCTCAGCAGGGCGAGTACCAGACGCACCAGCCCGTGTACCACAAGATCCAGGGGGATGACTGGGAGCCCCGGACCACGTGGACTGCATCCCCCTTCCGGCCTCCCGTCCGGGGTGCGTCCAGCCGGGAGGGCTCTCCAGCCAGAAGCAGCACACCGGTGCCACCCCCGCCATCTGTCCGTGTGCAGACCACGGTCGACAGGCCTCAG CCCATGACCCATCGAGAACCTTCGCCTATTCCCCAACCTGAAAACAAGCCAGAAAGCAGGCCGGGCCCAATTGGACCAGATCTCCCTCCCGGACACATCCCGATCCAAGTGATCCGAAAGGAGGTGGATGCTCAACCTGTTTCGCAGAAGCCCCCACCTCCCTCTGAGAAGGTGGAAATAAAGGTTCCTTCCGCTCCTGTGCCTTGTCCTCCTAGCCCCGCCCCTCCTACCATCCCCTCTGCGGTCCCCTCTCCCCCTAAGAATGTGGCTGCAGAAGAGAGAGCAGCCCCCAGTCCTGCCCCTGCGGAAGCTGCACCCCCTAAACCAGGAGAGGCTGAAGTGCCCCCAAAGCATCCAGGTGTGCTGAAAGTGGAAGCCATCCTGGAGAAAGTGCAAGGGCTGGAGCAGGCTGTGGATAACTTTGAAGGCAAGAAGACGGACAAAAAGTACCTGATGATAGAAGAGTATCTGACCAAAGAGCTGCTGGCCCTGGATTCGGTAGACCCAGAAGGACGAGCTGATGTCCGCCAGGCCAGGAGAGATGGGGTCAGGAAGGTTCAGACCATCTTGGAAAAACTTGAACAGAAAGCAATAGATGTCCCGGGTCAAGTCCAGGTTTATGAACTCCAGCCCAGCTCCCTTGAGACCGATCAGCCACTACAGGAGATCATGGAGATGGCTGCAGACAAGAGCAAGAAGAGTGCTGGAGACGGAGAAGACTCCAAAACCGAGACCCAGCCGCCGGAAGccaaagcagcagcagctccagaccCCAGCGGCACAACAGACACAGCTGCTAACCCGGCAGCACCGTAG